The region TCGCCGGGCGCAAGGAAGGTAAGCTGGTTCCTGTTTGATCTTTTATAGAAGCTGTGTTCCATGCCGAAGGTGAGACCCATTCGCTGAACAGGGTGCATACCGAGATCGAGGATCCTCCCGTAGAGTATCTCTGCAAGCCTGACAGCCGGTGCCTCGTATTGCAGAAGCACACAATCATTTTTTTTGAAAGGTTTTTTTCTGGCCGTCTCCAGTCCCCAGAGAAGGACCTCCGCGTATTGTGCCAGTTGTTTGTCTGTCAGCACCATTTACCTCCTTTTATCAGTATCTCAATAGGATTCAAGGATACGAGTATTGTTTCATTCCGAGAATATCTGGGCGGAAAAGCTGTAGATCTTTGTCTCCTTTTCCCTCCAGGCCCCCGGCGGCAGGCCTGCCTTGAGACAGGCCTGTTTCAGGAATTCCTCTCTGTTCCACATATATTCGGTTGCCACCTGCGGGAGGAGGAGCCCCTGGTTGTTCCCTCTCACAATGAACAGGCCGTGTCTCCCTATCTCGATCTCCTGCGGGTCATCGATATTTTTCAGTGGGCTGAGTACCGATATCTCAATATGTATCTCTTTCAGCTCCTCTTTTGTAACAGGAGGAAAACGCGGGTCACGGCTCGCAGCGGCGACGGTCATATCCGGGACCGCCCGGTACAATGGCATGACCGGCACTATATATCCGATACATCCCCTTAATCTTCCGTTCTTTGTGAGGGTGACAAAGACGCCCCGCTTTTCGAGCAGGGTCTTGTCCTTTGTCTCTGTTGGGGCAATATTCCCTTTTGCAACTGTTTCTTCAAGGGTCTTCCGGGCGATCGCGAGGAGCGTCTTCTGTGCTTTTTTGTTGAGACCGGTGTTCCTTTCGCTGTGAGAGAAGGCGACGGCGCCATATCCTACGACCCTGTTCCTGTCGTTTGTCACATCTCCGGAATTTGCGTAGTGCAGAACATGTGCCTCTCCATTGATCTTTTTAGCAACCATCATCAGGGTTATCACTGCCTGCGAGCCGCACAGCTCATAGTCCCCTTTTGCCAGACCGGCAGCGAGACGCCCTGTATCGAGTTCCCCGATCTCCTTTAAGGTAAGTTTATCCATCCGGTTTGCTTCCCGGTAGTTGTGGAAGTGGGACATGTCTGAA is a window of Syntrophorhabdaceae bacterium DNA encoding:
- the amrB gene encoding AmmeMemoRadiSam system protein B, which gives rise to MLVKVRKPVFAGSFYPDERSALARTIDSYLKETEPKKDRISAGIFGIMAPHAGYEYSGRVAAYAYNQIKGRPCATVILMGPTHRVPFNGVAIYPSGSWETPLGRVQVDHEITKRLAEKCTFIKNYPIAFEREHSLEVQVPFLQQTLKDFKIVPIVMGMMKENDYRVLSDALCELLQQHTGKILIVASSDMSHFHNYREANRMDKLTLKEIGELDTGRLAAGLAKGDYELCGSQAVITLMMVAKKINGEAHVLHYANSGDVTNDRNRVVGYGAVAFSHSERNTGLNKKAQKTLLAIARKTLEETVAKGNIAPTETKDKTLLEKRGVFVTLTKNGRLRGCIGYIVPVMPLYRAVPDMTVAAASRDPRFPPVTKEELKEIHIEISVLSPLKNIDDPQEIEIGRHGLFIVRGNNQGLLLPQVATEYMWNREEFLKQACLKAGLPPGAWREKETKIYSFSAQIFSE